Within Dioscorea cayenensis subsp. rotundata cultivar TDr96_F1 unplaced genomic scaffold, TDr96_F1_v2_PseudoChromosome.rev07_lg8_w22 25.fasta BLBR01001023.1, whole genome shotgun sequence, the genomic segment TCTGTGTTGACCATCTGGGTTTAATTTTCTATCAGTGTTTAAAAGTCACGCCTTCACAGCTGATAAACAAACCTTTTCAATTAAAATGGGAATTTGGTGTTcgttcatatttttataatggaTGATTCATGCCTATTACAATTTTCATTAGCCTGTGAGAAGaacagtttttatttttaatttaaattttctttatagCTCACAAatcagaattaattttttttttttacagaaggttcagttcttttgtcatgtcttcgGAAATATATTAGCCATAAATTCTTTCCTGATTCATTTTCTATCTTGAAtgtgctttaattattttatttatcttatctttCTAAAGACACATTCtttttaaatcatgatttatgaGATATTTGCCAATGCTCATCCTAAATTACACTTGTATTTCAGGTGTTCTTGTTTCTCTTATGGGGCATTGTTTCTCTCAAGGTTAGTTTTATGACATATTATCTGTTGCAAGTTAtacataattttgaaatttacagAAAGAATCGCCTgcttgttttgcattttcattatGTGAAGATGGGCATATTCTGAGGTTTTAGATTAGTTGTCCCAGAAATGACTTACATGGCTTTATGTTTTGGATGAAAACTTCTGAAATACATTGTTAATTCCTATTTCGGCTGGAATCCTCTAGATATTTGCCTGAATGTGACCAAGCCATCCGTAATAGGCAAATAGAAGTAGATGCATCTGATTTCCCCAGAATTATATGGTTAAAACTTGTTGACAAGCAAAAGAACAGTTGACATTACCACAAAATGGTGGTGCACTAGATTGAAGGAAAGAGAATTTGCAGAAATTTGTTATGTAGGTGTGATAAAAGGCGGGTGCGTAGCCTCTTTCTAAGTTTCAACTGGTGTAGATGGCACTGGTAGCCTCTTTCTAAGTTTCAACTGGTGTAGATGGCACTGGTAGCCTCTTTCTAAGTTTCAACTGGTGTAGATGGCACTGGTTTACGCCAGTTACACCATAATCCAGTTTAAATTAGCTGCAACAACATTTTCTCTTTTAGCCATTTATCAAAGATTTCACTATATTCTGGTAAAATCCGAGTGTATTCCGGCTGGAATGGAATTAACCTTtgacaacaaataatttcaaaccAAACAGTCCGTTTTTGGCCAAAAAAAGGTTTCCATTTTCTCACAGCAGCTTATAGCCATAGAAATTtcagtttaattaattatatatatcctttttactgaagaaattttcttttattggttTCATCAGGTGGATAGTTTTGTTCTGCAGAATGATGTTAAACGTAGTCATCCAAACATTGTTATTGAATTGCCATGCTCCCAAAAGTATCTCACTGGCTATTTCTATGAAAAACATGGGCAAATCCTTGAATCTGATTTTCATGGTTTAGCTCAAGAGGTTGGTTCAGATGAACTGTCTAGAAGTCTAGTTCATAGTTTGAAGGATGTGTTTGGATTCTCGGAGCTGAACCGGCACCTGATTGGTGAAGGTTCTCATAGAAGTCTTGTCACCAATTTCAAGTTAAATATCAAGCCAAATGACATGTCATGGTTGAACAATCATTACTGTCAAGTAGTTGTTATTGAACGACTCCCGATTGGGGTCTTTGCGGACCCATTTGAGCTTCAGCATCTTGTTGAGCATCAAGGTAAAAAGCTTTccttttgcaatattttgcagCTGATTAGCTTTTATTCTCTAATAGGATGTAATCTGTTTTGAAATTTGCAGTTTTCCTTGATGTTGCTGTTATTGGAGACACCAATTTGGAACTTCCCTCCGCACTTTCGAATAAGTCTGTTGTTGAGGTCCACATGAACACTACGCATAATGTTCTATCAAGACAAAGTGAGATCACTGTGGAACTACCATTACATGCTAGGTATCCGGTGAGTGAAAGAGAagctattttttttcctaaaatttatAATAGCAACAACTTATAACTGACACTAGAACTATATCgttaatcataataaagaaataaataaataaaataaatatctgaGTAGACACATAAAATACCTATTAACAGTCTCCTATGAAGCCAACTGCTTTTTTTTTCCCGTGTGCAATACATACAAGTAGACTGGTAACTGCAAATCCAACCAAGATTTTTTAGTTTCTGCAAACCTATTTCAGTTTCAAAATGCACTATTTTGCTAGCAGAATTgcagttttttattaaatgctTTAGAAATGGAGTGCTTCTTTATGGTGAATTGTCAGTTGTTCCATTAGATATTGATTGAGTTTATGGGCTCAATGGCTAGAGTCTTTCCAGTAGATACGTATCGCTGctgttctcttttgtttttttttttaagcactCTATCAATTTGCTCCGCTTTATGTGATACATCTTTGCTATAGATGGGATTTGGGTTATAGAAAAAGAGAACCTTTAAGGCCTCATTTTGTTTGCTTCCTAGTCAAGAATAAAGAGGATTCCCAGGAtcattcttattatatttccttaATTTGTTTGTGCATGTCTTTCCCCCTTGCTTTTGGCATTTGTGTTCACTGATCACAAAACTGCTTGAAACAGACCTGTAACGATGTGTTATCTCTATTCTTTCTTGTACTGGTGGATACATTTGTGCAGAAATACTCTTTGAAATCCGGCAGGGAAGCAATTATTTAATGATGCCTAATGGATGGCAGTTATTTGCTATCATTGTGCATTCTCTTATTATAGTCTTTGGGTCCATTAGCTTTACTCCTCTGGAATGGTTTGTTTGAATTCTTTCAAAAGACATGTAGGATAGTGGCTTAATTACCACGACTCATGACAACAATCTACTCTTGACTGGTGTGGTTTGTTCTTGATGTGAAAATTCTCATCTTAGAATTATATTCAGGGAGTTAAACATCCACTAatcattcttttattcttgattAGCCAATAGTCCTACATTGGTTAAGTAAGTTAATAAATACGTAGAAATATACAAGTCTTGGAGTATTTTATCCGATTAGTTTAAACTTTTGGGTTGAGTCAAGCAtaaatatgtttggtttgcatctaacatGTTATCAGTGTggttagttagtttattttacaAGCATATATTTAGTGTCGTTTAGTGTAGCTAATTGTCCACTCTTGGTTTAGTCAGTGTGTGTGCATTTAAGTTTTGAGTTTTCATCCTATGAGCTTTAATACAGAAATCATCCTatccatttaaatttttttggttgaattgatCCTAGAAAATGTATTTGGTTCGCTGAACCTATGGAAGATGTATACTTGCCTTTGATATTTCTAGTTTATTTCCTTGTCTATAAAATCCACatcatttacaatatttttctttgttctataattaatgaaattacctTGCAAAAATATGGTTATTTAATATGTTGATGCCAATATCTCATATTATTGCAGCCCCTACCTTGTAGAAATACGGTTATTTAATATGTTGATGCCAATATCTCAAATTATTGCAGCCCCTTGATGTTGCCGGTTACTCCAAGATTGAATTCAATCAACCAGATTTACTAATGCGATGCAAATCTCAAGTTACCCAGCGTGATTTTTGTTCATGGATACTTACCGGTTGGAGCGATGACACTCATaaaaacggcattttttggTTGGTACCATGTGGAAACATGGAACACACAACTCTTGTATCCAGCATTACTTTCATTTCGGCACTAGTATCTGCTCTTTTGATTGTTCTCTCGGTTATATGCCGCTCCACCAATGAAGATATGAAAAACTCCTAGTTACATTTCACTTCATAATTTGGTGTGTACTTTTACAGTGGAAGCTACAAGTTTAGCAATGTATTTGATTCTAattcttatttcattttaatctaATTTAAGTACGTTAAATAATGATCAATTTATCTCGTCATtttgtcttatatatatacataattctTAATTTAGTTAGTACTTGCAGTTTGATTTCATTAAAGTAGATGTTAAACCTTTTCACATGAGCTTAAACTTCAACAGGTCATTTTGTCATTGTTTAGTTTTTGTATATTTGCCAAACTAATCactgttatttatttatctccaTATTTCTCAAACCTCAAACGAATCCGAGTTTgtaaaaataagagaagaaaaaactttATAGATAAATTTGATATCGCAATAacaaaaatgaatttaccgtattgtcaaaatgaataaacaagAACAACATGGAACAATCACTTTCCTATGGcagagaaaatatatgaaacGGTTTACTTAGTCACAACATTATTTCACTCGACATTATGTTACTAGAGTCGTTAGGCTCAATTTACCTTTTAGTAGGGCCGATTTCGAAATGCGGTTGTCTggcaagtagcagttgtgagtgatcacataaaaaaaaaatttgttctctcggaagtaaacgagttagtatcctatgcgatTATAAGTACGTGATATTAGAAGACATTGGttaaggcagtcaaactaatcgtgtgggacatgaaggatagtttggtaatctcactcTACTATGTTTATTTGCATACGATCgagtttagtgagtttgacaaCTACCATGTGTCTCACTTGGTTGAGACACAAGTACGAAGGTTTTATTCACATATGATAATCATAATCAGAAAGGTTGGTTATGATCAACTCATTTACGTTCAATTGGGCTATGACGTGGGGACACTGGGCTACTTAGGTGTCGCCCACATcttttggtatcctcccattataaattaaaatgaacctagggagtcatgCTTACAGGGATTAAGAATTAGTCTCATTTTGAGTACAAGGGTAAAATTATcgatttacaattttacttaatgggatgagtgaaattgtaaattggtctatggtttttgtcttaagtttaaattttgattaaaattcaatagcgttgaataattaatcaaaattataatgatCAAAAGACAAAAGTGATTTTAGTTACATTaagactcatatttctaatagaacttcaatgataatatttatcatgttttatgaagtttctataaatatgattCTTCTCTAACCctagaaagaaataaattgattCTCGGGTGAGAA encodes:
- the LOC120255474 gene encoding phosphatidylinositol-glycan biosynthesis class X protein-like; amino-acid sequence: MLLNAANFSSSILFWRSKVFLFLLWGIVSLKVDSFVLQNDVKRSHPNIVIELPCSQKYLTGYFYEKHGQILESDFHGLAQEVGSDELSRSLVHSLKDVFGFSELNRHLIGEGSHRSLVTNFKLNIKPNDMSWLNNHYCQVVVIERLPIGVFADPFELQHLVEHQVFLDVAVIGDTNLELPSALSNKSVVEVHMNTTHNVLSRQSEITVELPLHARYPPLDVAGYSKIEFNQPDLLMRCKSQVTQRDFCSWILTGWSDDTHKNGIFWLVPCGNMEHTTLVSSITFISALVSALLIVLSVICRSTNEDMKNS